From a region of the Sminthopsis crassicaudata isolate SCR6 chromosome 6, ASM4859323v1, whole genome shotgun sequence genome:
- the ATOH1 gene encoding transcription factor ATOH1, with protein MSRLLHAEEWAEVKELGDHHHHSHPQQHHHNQPQLQPQPAPNLPGREHQGYPPGLSLLDSTDPRAWLAPTLQGICTARAAQYLLHSPELSAAETLSHHDEVDSRRELVRRSGSNSSSGSSGSTSSLSKSPGSVKVREQLCKLKGGLGVEELNCSRQRAPSSKQVNGVQKQRRLAANARERRRMHGLNHAFDQLRNVIPSFNNDKKLSKYETLQMAQIYINALSDLLQTPSGGEQTAQPPVSCKNDHHHLRASSYETSPDAASTSAVSPAPGGGSRPSPQGNCRTRFSAQTSAGGYSLQLDALQFSTFEETALTAMMAQKTLSPLPAGILQPVQEESSKTSPRSHRSDGEFSPRSHYSDSDEAS; from the coding sequence ATGTCCCGTCTGCTGCACGCAGAAGAGTGGGCTGAAGTGAAGGAGTTAGGAGACCACCACCATCACTCCCATCCCCAACAACATCATCACAACCAGCCGCAGCTGCAGCCTCAGCCAGCTCCGAATCTTCCTGGGAGAGAGCACCAAGGCTATCCTCCTGGGCTGTCTCTCTTGGACAGCACCGATCCACGCGCCTGGCTGGCTCCCACTTTGCAGGGCATCTGCACGGCACGCGCCGCCCAGTACTTGCTGCATTCCCCGGAACTGAGTGCAGCTGAGACACTGTCCCACCACGACGAGGTGGACTCACGGAGGGAACTTGTGAGGAGGAGCGGCAGTAACAGTAGCAGCGGCAGCAGTGGAAGCACCAGCAGCCTCAGCAAGAGTCCTGGTTCGGTGAAAGTGCGGGAGCAGTTGTGCAAACTGAAAGGTGGGTTGGGGGTGGAGGAACTGAACTGCAGCAGACAGAGAGCCCCTTCCAGCAAACAAGTGAATGGAGTGCAAAAACAGAGAAGGCTGGCTGCCAATgccagagaaaggagaaggatgcACGGTCTCAACCATGCTTTCGATCAGCTGCGCAACGTTATCCCGTCCTTCAATAATGACAAGAAACTCTCCAAGTACGAAACTCTGCAAATGGCTCAAATTTATATTAATGCCCTGTCCGATTTACTGCAAACACCTAGCGGTGGAGAGCAGACGGCTCAGCCACCAGTGTCCTGCAAAAACGACCACCACCACCTCCGAGCATCTTCCTACGAAACTAGTCCAGACGCGGCCAGCACTTCTGCAGTCTCCCCTGCCCCCGGAGGTGGATCAAGACCATCTCCGCAAGGTAACTGCAGGACACGCTTCTCGGCCCAGACCTCTGCGGGAGGTTACTCGTTGCAACTGGACGCTCTGCAGTTCTCAACTTTCGAAGAAACCGCTCTGACCGCAATGATGGCGCAAAAGACCCTGTCTCCTCTGCCCGCAGGCATCTTGCAGCCTGTGCAGGAAGAAAGTAGCAAAACTTCTCCCAGGTCCCACAGAAGTGATGGGGAATTTTCCCCTCGTTCTCATTACAGTGACTCGGACGAGGCAAGTTAG